One Methanobacterium sp. genomic region harbors:
- the ilvC gene encoding ketol-acid reductoisomerase, with protein MNIHYEKDVDLDVLKDKTIAVIGYGSQGRAQALNMSESGLNVVVGLRKGGASWDKAKADGLTVLTMEEAALKADVIHILIPDEIQAAVYANAIEEGLEEGNTLSFSHGYNIHYNYIKAPANVNVTMVAPKAPGATVRREYEEGFGVPGLVAVEQDATGNAKEIALAMAKGSGLTRAGVLETTFKEETETDLFGEQAVLCGGATELIKAGFQTLVDAGYQPEIAYFETCHELKLIVDLIYKQGFAGMWHDVSNTAEYGGLTRRDRVITDESRAAMKEILKEIQTGKFTKEFALENQAKAPMLGRMRAMEDDLQIEKVGTKLRKLCGLQK; from the coding sequence ATGAATATACATTACGAAAAAGACGTAGATTTAGACGTTTTAAAAGATAAAACTATAGCAGTTATAGGTTATGGTAGCCAGGGAAGGGCACAAGCATTAAACATGTCTGAAAGTGGATTAAATGTTGTTGTCGGACTTAGAAAAGGCGGAGCATCATGGGATAAAGCAAAAGCTGATGGTTTAACTGTATTAACCATGGAAGAAGCAGCTTTAAAAGCAGACGTAATTCACATATTAATCCCTGACGAAATTCAAGCTGCAGTTTATGCAAACGCAATTGAAGAAGGGTTAGAAGAAGGCAACACCCTTTCATTCTCACACGGGTACAACATACACTACAACTACATAAAAGCACCTGCAAATGTTAATGTTACAATGGTAGCTCCAAAAGCACCTGGTGCAACAGTTAGAAGAGAATACGAAGAAGGATTTGGAGTTCCAGGACTCGTAGCAGTCGAACAAGACGCAACTGGAAATGCAAAAGAAATTGCACTTGCAATGGCCAAAGGATCAGGACTTACAAGAGCAGGAGTACTTGAAACAACCTTCAAAGAAGAAACAGAAACTGATTTATTCGGTGAACAGGCAGTACTCTGTGGAGGAGCAACTGAGCTAATAAAAGCAGGTTTCCAAACACTTGTAGATGCTGGATACCAGCCAGAAATCGCATACTTCGAAACATGCCACGAATTAAAACTCATAGTAGACCTCATATACAAACAGGGTTTTGCTGGAATGTGGCACGATGTAAGTAACACCGCAGAATACGGAGGACTTACAAGAAGAGATAGAGTTATAACCGACGAATCAAGGGCTGCTATGAAAGAAATTCTCAAAGAAATCCAGACTGGTAAATTTACCAAAGAATTTGCCCTTGAAAACCAGGCCAAAGCTCCTATGCTCGGTAGAATGAGAGCAATGGAAGACGACCTCCAGATTGAAAAGGTAGGTACAAAACTCAGGAAACTTTGCGGATTACAAAAATAA
- a CDS encoding acetolactate synthase large subunit: MRGGEALLKSLENQGVDVVFGYPGGQLLPLYDMIYDSDLRHILVRHEQCAAHAADGYARASGKVGVCIATSGPGATNLVTGIATAYMDSSPIVAIAGQVPTGLIGNDAFQEVDTIGMTMPITKHNFQPITSKEIPEMVKSAFYIAGTGRPGPVVLDLPKDIQEQELDFENDVKITLPGYKPTRKGHPLQIKRAASLIGNAKKPVILAGGGVIISNSSEELLKLSELVKAPVTTSLLGKGSFPEDHDLSLGMLGMHGRLPANFAVDKCDCLIAVGCRFSDRTTGKISEFAKNAKIIHIDIDPAEIGKNVDVDIPIVGDAKIILSNLIRAISQNKMSNKSMEWVNRVKNFKQTCIPKMSFDDTPLKPQQVIKEIAEAVDDDTIVTTDVGQNQMWMAHYFTSRKPKTFLSSGGLGTMGFGFPAAIGAKVAMPESDVVAVAGDGGFLMVSQELATVKEYDIPVVICVLDNRYLGMVAQWQNLFYEKRLSHTHLGESPDFVKLAEAFGVAADRVEKPGELREVLSSAINSGEPTLIDVTIDPDEILPMVPPGCGLTEIVGEYKTESNHSEDIPYHETAKERAGD, translated from the coding sequence ATGAGAGGCGGAGAAGCACTACTTAAATCACTGGAAAATCAGGGAGTAGATGTTGTATTTGGATATCCCGGGGGACAGTTACTTCCTCTATACGATATGATCTACGATTCTGACCTAAGACACATTTTAGTAAGACATGAACAATGCGCAGCTCACGCTGCAGATGGATATGCAAGGGCATCTGGAAAAGTGGGTGTTTGTATTGCAACATCAGGTCCTGGAGCAACAAATCTCGTGACAGGGATAGCAACTGCTTATATGGACTCATCCCCAATCGTAGCTATTGCAGGACAGGTTCCAACAGGACTAATTGGTAATGACGCGTTCCAGGAAGTAGATACAATTGGAATGACAATGCCTATTACTAAACATAATTTCCAACCTATAACTTCAAAAGAAATTCCCGAAATGGTTAAATCAGCATTTTATATAGCCGGAACAGGAAGACCTGGACCAGTAGTTCTAGATCTACCAAAAGATATCCAGGAACAGGAACTAGATTTTGAAAATGATGTCAAAATCACTTTACCAGGATACAAACCAACAAGAAAAGGCCACCCTTTACAGATAAAGAGGGCAGCAAGCTTAATTGGAAACGCTAAAAAACCAGTTATACTTGCAGGTGGCGGAGTTATTATATCAAATTCATCAGAAGAGCTTTTAAAGCTTTCAGAATTAGTTAAAGCTCCTGTAACAACTTCACTTCTTGGTAAAGGATCTTTCCCTGAAGATCATGACCTTTCCCTTGGAATGCTCGGGATGCACGGCAGATTACCTGCTAATTTTGCTGTAGATAAATGTGATTGTCTGATTGCTGTTGGATGCAGGTTCTCAGACAGGACAACCGGAAAAATAAGTGAATTTGCTAAAAATGCCAAAATAATCCACATAGATATCGACCCTGCAGAAATAGGGAAAAATGTAGATGTTGACATTCCGATTGTTGGTGATGCAAAGATCATTTTATCAAACCTCATAAGAGCTATCTCTCAAAATAAAATGAGCAATAAAAGCATGGAATGGGTAAACCGTGTTAAAAACTTCAAACAGACATGCATACCTAAAATGTCATTTGATGACACACCATTAAAACCACAGCAGGTTATAAAGGAGATAGCAGAAGCTGTAGATGATGATACAATCGTTACAACAGATGTTGGGCAGAACCAGATGTGGATGGCTCACTACTTCACATCCAGAAAACCTAAAACATTCTTATCATCTGGAGGGCTTGGAACTATGGGATTCGGGTTCCCTGCTGCAATAGGTGCAAAAGTTGCAATGCCTGAAAGCGATGTTGTAGCTGTTGCAGGTGACGGTGGGTTCTTAATGGTATCACAGGAACTTGCAACTGTGAAAGAATACGACATTCCAGTTGTAATATGTGTTTTAGATAACAGATATTTAGGAATGGTTGCTCAGTGGCAAAACCTATTTTACGAGAAAAGGTTATCACATACTCACTTAGGAGAGTCTCCTGACTTTGTTAAACTTGCAGAAGCATTTGGAGTTGCTGCAGACCGTGTAGAAAAGCCTGGTGAACTTCGTGAGGTACTGTCCAGTGCAATTAACTCAGGTGAACCAACACTCATCGACGTTACAATTGATCCAGATGAAATCCTTCCAATGGTACCGCCAGGATGCGGCCTCACCGAAATAGTTGGGGAGTACAAAACCGAGTCTAACCACTCTGAAGATATACCATATCATGAAACAGCTAAAGAAAGGGCAGGTGATTAA
- a CDS encoding methanogenesis marker 12 protein, which yields MVFVGMDHGTTGVSFTILDNETTHFKILREDLSAGKVSALKELSKRVDLNSIDLMAITYAMGDALKAVTPIEKVKNRGIKSMEGAGKVTGGGTAVYDEIKNSGIPTVVIPGIHDETTCLDKRFKAAYSHHASSEKVSICYNAFMETGFKNMIVADISSNTVTMLIEDGIIKGAMDACIGAMGTIHGPLDLKMIRDIDDGVRTANECFSRAGAVKIADVYGKVSHMKDEIIKNYLKCDSKAKLAIDTMIMTIVMEIYGLAGIAKNVDGIILTGSTGSMQEPIDIFGAIKKEVENIAPVVRIGERSGSVGSAQIAKAVFEGEKDILGMPVVK from the coding sequence ATGGTATTTGTTGGAATGGATCATGGGACTACAGGAGTCTCTTTTACAATTCTCGATAACGAAACTACTCATTTTAAAATCCTGCGGGAAGACTTATCTGCTGGAAAAGTCTCTGCATTAAAAGAACTTTCAAAAAGAGTTGATTTAAACTCAATTGACCTCATGGCAATAACCTATGCCATGGGAGATGCCCTAAAAGCCGTGACTCCAATAGAAAAAGTGAAAAACAGAGGAATTAAATCAATGGAAGGCGCTGGAAAAGTAACAGGTGGCGGAACAGCAGTTTACGATGAAATCAAAAATTCAGGGATTCCAACAGTTGTAATACCTGGAATTCACGATGAAACCACGTGCCTTGATAAACGTTTTAAAGCTGCTTATTCTCATCATGCCAGCTCTGAAAAAGTCAGTATATGTTATAACGCGTTCATGGAAACAGGCTTTAAAAATATGATAGTAGCAGATATCAGTTCTAATACGGTAACTATGCTGATTGAAGACGGGATAATCAAAGGAGCAATGGATGCATGTATAGGTGCTATGGGAACTATTCACGGCCCGCTTGACCTTAAAATGATTAGGGATATCGATGACGGAGTTAGAACTGCCAATGAATGTTTTTCACGTGCAGGAGCTGTAAAAATAGCTGATGTATATGGAAAAGTAAGCCATATGAAAGATGAAATCATTAAAAATTATTTAAAATGCGACAGTAAAGCAAAACTTGCTATAGATACCATGATTATGACAATCGTGATGGAGATCTATGGGCTTGCAGGAATAGCAAAAAATGTTGATGGGATTATATTAACTGGCTCTACTGGATCTATGCAAGAACCAATCGATATATTTGGTGCCATTAAAAAAGAGGTTGAAAATATTGCACCGGTTGTTAGAATTGGGGAAAGATCAGGTTCTGTTGGAAGCGCCCAGATCGCAAAAGCCGTTTTTGAAGGAGAAAAGGATATTTTAGGTATGCCTGTGGTTAAATAA
- the ilvN gene encoding acetolactate synthase small subunit, translating to MEDQRTHIISALVLHKPGVLQRVAGLFTRRGFNIESITVGTSEQEEIARMTIIAKGDGKVLEQITKQLNKIIDVIKVRDLEPENTVKRELCLIKVHSPTEKVRAEVVQYVNIFRGRVIDVSPETLTIEMTGASDKIDALIDLVKGFGIKEIARTGPTAMSRGVKTI from the coding sequence ATGGAAGATCAAAGAACCCACATTATTAGCGCACTTGTACTTCATAAGCCTGGTGTACTCCAGAGAGTTGCAGGACTCTTTACAAGAAGGGGATTTAACATAGAGAGCATCACAGTTGGAACTTCAGAGCAAGAGGAAATCGCTCGAATGACCATAATTGCAAAAGGCGACGGGAAAGTCCTGGAACAGATTACAAAACAGTTGAACAAGATCATAGATGTCATTAAAGTAAGAGATCTGGAGCCTGAAAATACTGTTAAAAGAGAGCTTTGCCTGATTAAAGTTCATTCACCAACAGAAAAAGTAAGGGCCGAAGTTGTTCAATATGTAAATATCTTTAGAGGACGTGTAATAGATGTAAGCCCTGAAACTCTCACCATAGAGATGACAGGGGCATCAGATAAAATTGACGCTCTTATCGACCTTGTAAAAGGTTTCGGAATCAAAGAAATTGCAAGGACAGGCCCTACTGCAATGTCTAGAGGTGTTAAAACTATTTAA
- a CDS encoding cadmium resistance transporter, with translation MFIATNLDDLFVLMIFFSNKEFKVKQIVLGQYIGVMALIAISALSYFLKLVIPVNWIGMLGILPIIIGLKNLKDLKDNKDISANYNINEENKGFFSKFRNSKSSLVALVSFTNGGDNIGVYVPLFASIGLHQMLVVISVFIVMIAVWCYISFNLVENSILGDKIKKYGHIILLFVLIFLGITILAHNF, from the coding sequence ATGTTTATAGCAACTAATCTTGATGATCTTTTTGTTTTAATGATATTCTTTTCAAATAAAGAATTTAAGGTTAAACAGATTGTTTTAGGTCAGTATATTGGAGTTATGGCTTTAATTGCCATAAGTGCATTAAGCTATTTTTTAAAGTTAGTTATTCCAGTTAACTGGATCGGGATGCTTGGTATATTGCCCATAATTATCGGGCTCAAAAATCTAAAGGATTTAAAAGATAACAAAGATATTTCAGCAAATTATAATATAAATGAAGAAAATAAGGGCTTTTTTTCAAAATTTAGAAATTCAAAGTCATCGTTGGTGGCACTTGTTTCATTTACAAACGGCGGAGATAATATTGGAGTTTATGTCCCCCTATTTGCAAGTATAGGACTCCATCAGATGCTCGTTGTAATATCAGTATTTATAGTAATGATCGCAGTATGGTGTTATATCAGCTTTAATTTGGTAGAAAACAGTATTTTAGGGGATAAAATTAAAAAATACGGACACATAATTTTACTATTTGTCTTAATTTTCCTAGGAATTACTATTTTAGCACACAACTTCTAA